AAGGATATTGATAATGTGCTGGGTTCAATCTATGAGGCAGACTATGTGACAGTACCGGCAGCGGCTGAAAAGGCACAGAAATATTTCAGCCCGGATGAGATCAAAAAGACAATTAAGGAGCTTGAAAAGAAGATGAAGGAGGCTGCCGCTAATCTTGAGTTTGAAGAGGCAGCCCGGATAAGGGATGAAATAAAGGAGCTCAGGGAAGAGGAGCTGGAGATTTTATAGTAATCATCTATCTCCCCCTTGCGCAGAACCTGTCCCACCCCATAAGATAAGCTGCCCCTGCAATCGTGGTCCCGTAAAATAAAACAGGCTTTTTATTCAGGAACTTCCCGATTGTCCCGTTTGCAATGGTTGTCCCTGTAACAAACAGGAGATCCGCCCACTCGATTGCCTCATCTGTCTTTTCAGGGCCTTCAATAATTGTATTGAATTTTTTTGTGCCGATATTATCCTTATCAAGGTCAATTACACGAAGCTCCGTGATGCGTGACAGCTCTTCTACAAAGCGGGGCTGGAACCCTATTTGTAATATCCTTGGGGTGCCATATGTCTCTTTTATCTTTTTTACAAGCTCTCCTGCGCACTCTTCAGGCTCCTTATCCCTGCAATGGATGGTGCCCTTTATCAGCCCCATGTGCCTCAATGCCGCATTTATAGAGGCAATAAATATGGCAAAGCGGAAATTGTTTGTCAGGTCTGACATCAGTATATCCTTGAGTTTACCTTCAAAATTGCCATACTGGTCAGTAAATGCCTGTCCGCATGATCCATCGATCTCTGCCTGCATCAGCCTCTCTTTACCCTTCATAAGCGGAAAATCGTCCGCTTCAGGGTTGCCGATAGCCTCTTCAGTGGTTAATGCACGGGCCTTTACAGTGATATTTTTCTCAAGAAGGTTTTTGTCAATTATCTTGAGGGCGCGTGCCCTCATTTCGTCATATATATCCGCCATATTTTTAACCCTTTAACATGATAAGTTTTCTGGTTCCCTTTATCTGCCTGAAGTTTGCCCCCTGGCTGATGCATCTCAAGACAAGATCAGGGTCAAGCACCTTTGTCCCCGCGATCGCATCCACACCATAATCAAAAAGCACAGGTGAAAGGATAGCCGAGTCACCCAAGACTACAGTATATGTATCTTTGTTTTTTAATCTTAAAAGATCTTCAATAGTGTGGTTTGTTATTGCTGTGCCTGTAATCGCAAGCACATCGGCTTCAGGAATAAGCTCTTTTGCCTTTTCCTCAGGGTAATCGCCTGGCTGTGGATTCTTTTCTATTACCCAAAGGTTTTGCACAATCTCCCTTATTTTCGGGATAAATGGAAAATGGCCTATAATAGCGACATTTTTGCCCCTGCCCTTTTCAGCGATAATCTCGCTGGCATTTAATTCAGAGCAGCGAGACTCATCAATATCAATAAGTGAATTTATGCCTGCCATGCCAATAGCCGCCTCCAGTACGCTTTCTG
The sequence above is a segment of the Desulfatiglans sp. genome. Coding sequences within it:
- a CDS encoding excinuclease ABC subunit B (The UvrABC repair system catalyzes the recognition and processing of DNA lesions. The beta-hairpin of the Uvr-B subunit is inserted between the strands, where it probes for the presence of a lesion), which translates into the protein KDIDNVLGSIYEADYVTVPAAAEKAQKYFSPDEIKKTIKELEKKMKEAAANLEFEEAARIRDEIKELREEELEIL
- a CDS encoding DUF364 domain-containing protein — its product is MILKDILASLNHDAEIKDIRIGIFHTAVLTRHCGLAASLPRDALKQTPPLVASPGFLMDRTARELTDMVFSESVLEAAIGMAGINSLIDIDESRCSELNASEIIAEKGRGKNVAIIGHFPFIPKIREIVQNLWVIEKNPQPGDYPEEKAKELIPEADVLAITGTAITNHTIEDLLRLKNKDTYTVVLGDSAILSPVLFDYGVDAIAGTKVLDPDLVLRCISQGANFRQIKGTRKLIMLKG